One segment of Chiloscyllium plagiosum isolate BGI_BamShark_2017 chromosome 5, ASM401019v2, whole genome shotgun sequence DNA contains the following:
- the LOC122550004 gene encoding metalloreductase STEAP1-like isoform X1: protein MDVESAPPIHNNGDEAPGMELSPIGNSGISTRNSKWPKHPPFDDFEYPSQLDSQLEFFPLWHFPVKLAGGLSVVVFVYTLLRDIIHPYITESKNVFYRIPILAMNKMLPVVAIILLTSVYLPGILAAIFQLYYGTKYRQFPQWLAHWMLVRKQLGLISFFYAVLHAFFSLCYPMRRSYRYKLLNWAYQQVKQNQEDAWIEDDVWRMEIYVSLGILGLAILAILTVTSVPSVSNSLNWREFQCIQSKMGYCALFLCTLHALVYAWRKWVELKYFVWYTPPTFIIAVFLPTLVLLCKTVFLFPCLARRLGRIRRGWEWKSRYKKESKCNIDVMEDQATAERLTRMAEDS from the exons AATTCCGGGATATCAACAAGAAATTCAAAATGGCCAAAACATCCTCCTTTTGATGACTTTGAATATCCTTCACAGCTTGATAGCCAGCTGGAGTTTTTCCCACTTTGGCACTTTCCTGTAAAGCTAGCTGGGGGATTGTCCGTTGTTGTTTTCGTATATACTTTACTGAGAGATATCATTCACCCCTATATAACTGAAAGCAAAAACGTATTCTACAGAATTCCCATTTTGGCCATGAACAAAATGCTTCCAGTGGTTGCCATTATACTTTTGACTTCAGTGTATTTACCAGGAATTTTGGCagccatttttcagctctattATGGGACCAAATACCGACAGTTTCCTCAATGGCTGGCTCACTGGATGTTGGTACGAAAACAACTAGGACTTATCAGCTTCTTCTATGCTGTGCTGCATGCATTCTTCAGTCTCTGCTATCCTATGAGAAGATCATACAGATACAAACTACTCAACTGGGCATATCAGCAG GTGAAACAAAACCAAGAAGATGCTTGGATTGAAGACGATGTTTGGAGAATGGAAATTTATGTTTCTCTAGGAATTTTGGGTCTTGCAATTCTTGCTATATTGACTGTGACTTCAGTTCCTTCGGTCAGCAATTCACTAAATTGGAGAGAATTCCAGTGTATACAG TCAAAGATGGGATATTGTGCATTATTCCTATGCACTCTTCATGCTCTGGTATATGCCTGGAGAAAGTGGGTAGAGCTCAAGTATTTCGTCTGGTATACACCTCCAACATTTATCATTGCAGTTTTTTTACCTACTTTAGTTTTGCTTTGCAAAACAGTATTTCTGTTCCCATGTCTTGCAAGAAGATTAGGTAGAATTCGACGAGGATGGGAATGGAAGTCAAGGTATAAAAAGGAATCTAAATGTAATATTGATGTCATGGAAGATCAGGCTACTGCTGAAAGATTAACCAGAATGGCAGAAGATTCTTAA
- the LOC122550004 gene encoding STEAP family member 1B-like isoform X2, with protein sequence MDVESAPPIHNNGDEAPGMELSPIGNSGISTRNSKWPKHPPFDDFEYPSQLDSQLEFFPLWHFPVKLAGGLSVVVFVYTLLRDIIHPYITESKNVFYRIPILAMNKMLPVVAIILLTSVYLPGILAAIFQLYYGTKYRQFPQWLAHWMLVRKQLGLISFFYAVLHAFFSLCYPMRRSYRYKLLNWAYQQVKQNQEDAWIEDDVWRMEIYVSLGILGLAILAILTVTSVPSVSNSLNWREFQCIQVPL encoded by the exons AATTCCGGGATATCAACAAGAAATTCAAAATGGCCAAAACATCCTCCTTTTGATGACTTTGAATATCCTTCACAGCTTGATAGCCAGCTGGAGTTTTTCCCACTTTGGCACTTTCCTGTAAAGCTAGCTGGGGGATTGTCCGTTGTTGTTTTCGTATATACTTTACTGAGAGATATCATTCACCCCTATATAACTGAAAGCAAAAACGTATTCTACAGAATTCCCATTTTGGCCATGAACAAAATGCTTCCAGTGGTTGCCATTATACTTTTGACTTCAGTGTATTTACCAGGAATTTTGGCagccatttttcagctctattATGGGACCAAATACCGACAGTTTCCTCAATGGCTGGCTCACTGGATGTTGGTACGAAAACAACTAGGACTTATCAGCTTCTTCTATGCTGTGCTGCATGCATTCTTCAGTCTCTGCTATCCTATGAGAAGATCATACAGATACAAACTACTCAACTGGGCATATCAGCAG GTGAAACAAAACCAAGAAGATGCTTGGATTGAAGACGATGTTTGGAGAATGGAAATTTATGTTTCTCTAGGAATTTTGGGTCTTGCAATTCTTGCTATATTGACTGTGACTTCAGTTCCTTCGGTCAGCAATTCACTAAATTGGAGAGAATTCCAGTGTATACAGGTACCTTTATAA